From Nymphalis io chromosome 10, ilAglIoxx1.1, whole genome shotgun sequence, a single genomic window includes:
- the LOC126771317 gene encoding mesoderm induction early response protein 1 isoform X1, with amino-acid sequence MSECALVASVSDHDASMDVGNDKSLFEPTIDMMVNDFDDERTLDEEEALAAGEHQDPKAELNSLQREGDMPLEELLALYGYNRNMDKPIPEQPPEVVPEEIEKTESALQQLYSDNTSPEATRCLRSGSRPPSEEEDDYDYSPDEDDWKKTIMVGSDYQAAIPEGLCSYDDALPYENEDKLLWNPSVLDEKVIEDYMKKNCAMNSGTGVDAVPIGKQLRDDEEALFLLQQCGHNVEEALRRRRISAQTPAHASVWSEEECRNFENGIKVHGKDFHLIRQQKVRTRSVGELVQFYYIWKKTERHDIFANKTRLEKKKYTLHPGHTDYMDRFLEEQEASGTSVIRPVSPTPMMMYVPSPAAQPDPLALGEKEVFSQLNPHTTPPRTLSTEEPEPDTVS; translated from the coding sequence ATGTCAGAGTGTGCGCTGGTAGCCAGTGTAAGCGATCATGATGCCAGTATGGATGTGGGTAACGACAAATCCCTATTCGAACCTACTATTGATATGATGGTAAATGATTTCGACGACGAGAGAACATTAGACGAAGAAGAAGCTTTAGCGGCAGGTGAGCATCAAGACCCGAAGGCTGAATTAAATAGTCTACAGCGGGAAGGTGATATGCCTTTAGAGGAATTACTTGCTTTATACGGTTACAATAGAAATATGGATAAACCTATTCCAGAGCAACCACCAGAGGTGGTGCCAGAGGAGATTGAAAAGACAGAATCGGCCTTGCAGCAGTTATACAGTGACAACACCAGCCCTGAAGCCACGCGGTGCCTCCGGTCAGGTTCGAGACCGCCATCTGAAGAAGAAGATGACTATGATTATAGTCCTGATGAAGATGACTGGAAGAAAACGATAATGGTAGGTAGTGATTATCAAGCAGCTATACCAGAAGGATTATGTAGTTATGATGATGCTTTACCTTATGAAAACGAGGATAAGTTACTGTGGAATCCGAGTGTTCTTGATGAAAAAGTGATTGAGgactatatgaaaaaaaattgtgctATGAATTCAGGAACAGGTGTGGATGCTGTACCTATAGGTAAGCAATTGCGGGATGATGAAGAAGCTTTATTTCTGCTACAACAATGTGGTCATAATGTAGAAGAAGCTTTAAGAAGGCGAAGGATATCAGCCCAGACACCTGCCCATGCAAGTGTGTGGTCAGAGGAAGAGTGTAGAAATTTCGAAAATGGTATCAAAGTTCACGGTAAAGATTTCCATTTAATCCGTCAACAAAAGGTCAGAACAAGATCTGTTGGTGAACtcgtacaattttattatatttggaaaaAGACAGAGAGACATGATATATTTGCTAATAAAACACGATTAGAGAAGAAAAAGTATACTTTGCATCCTGGCCATACTGATTATATGGATAGATTTTTGGAAGAACAGGAAGCATCAGGGACAAGTGTTATTCGACCTGTTTCACCCACACCTATGATGATGTATGTGCCTTCACCAGCTGCTCAGCCTGATCCTTTAGCTCTGGGGGAAAAGGAGGTGTTTTCCCAACTAAATCCTCACACAACACCTCCCAGGACCTTGTCCACTGAGGAACCAGAACCTGATACAGTTTCCTAA
- the LOC126771289 gene encoding UDP-glycosyltransferase UGT5-like: MSRLIYFFTLIIHFYDVNTANILGLFTHTGKSHHMVFEPLLLKLAERGHNLTVASFFPASNPPPNYNEISFQGLHELGLESFDLNAYENSKIFKRIPRIGSIASQLLQFRPFAIASLSICEKLTNFKPLLEALKGDYDVVLLENFTSDCMLGLIYAYGINAPIVYIMSGTPMPWSSERIGANDNPSYVPLITAPFSSRMSLMDRLENTLINIILKEWYYNEIQTKERYILEKKFGKIQDLRELGKNVSLMLTNSYHTLNGVKPLVPGMVEVGGLHLTSKREPLPQFIEKFLNDSSDDGVILFSFGSLVKTKSLPKYKEQIFINALSKLKQRVIWKFEDSDEEGTLAGNILKVKWLPQYDLLRHEKIIAFICHGGLLGMTEAMAAGKPMIIVPIFGDQLSNAAAAAEAGVGIVLPYDDLKEDILSNALQTVISDKMRTHTRLVSKIWHDRDMSPLDKAVFWTEHVIRWGMSTHLHSTARNLTFYQLTLLDVAAIIIFTISLLIIMIVYLIYKFLHIFKKSTKEKLL; encoded by the exons ATGTCTcgtctaatttatttttttaccttaataatacatttttacgaTGTGAATACAGCGAATATTCTTGGTTTATTTACACATACGGGCAAGAGTCATCACATGGTTTTCGAACCTCTTTTACTGAAGCTTGCAGAGAGAGGGCATAATTTGACAGTTGCATCATTTTTCCCGGCAAGTAATCCACCCcctaattataatgaaatcagCTTTCAAGGTTTACATGAATTAGGACTTGAATCGTTCGATTTAAATGCCTACGAAAACTCAAAAATTTTCAAGAGAATTCCAAGAATAGGGAGCATAGCATCGCAACTGTTACAATTTCGACCCTTTGCAATTGCATCTTTGAGCATATGTGAAAAACTTACTAATTTTAAGCCGTTATTGGAAGCTTTGAAAGGAGATTACGATGTTGTGTTATTAGAAAATTTCACAAGTGACTGTATGTTAGGTCTTATTTACGCCTATGGAATAAATGCGCCGATTGTATACATTATGTCAGGAACTCCCATGCCTTGGTCGTCGGAACGAATTGGTGCTAACGATAACCCATCTTATGTGCCTTTAATCACAGCACCTTTTTCGTCTCGAATGTCGTTAATGGATCGATtagaaaatacattaataaatattatattaaaggaaTGGTATTATAACGAGATACAGACTAAAGAAAGgtatatattagaaaaaaagttTGGTAAAATTCAAGACTTGCGTGAACTTGGTAAAAATGTTTCCTTGATGCTTACGAATTCTTACCACACTCTCAATGGAGTAAAGCCTCTTGTGCCCGGTATGGTAGAAGTTGGAGGATTGCACTTGACTTCCAAGAGAGAACCCCTGCCACAG TTCATAGAAAAATTCCTTAACGATTCAAGTGATGACGGTGTCATACTCTTTAGCTTCGGGTCGCTTGTAAAAACGAAGTCATTGCCGAAGTACAaagaacaaatttttattaacgCACTTTCTAAATTGAAACAGAGAGTTATTTGGAAGTTTGAGGACAGCGATGAAGAGGGAACTCTTGCGGGTAACATTCTTAAAGTAAAATGGTTACCACAATACGACTTACTAC GTCACGAAAAAATCATTGCATTTATATGCCATGGAGGATTGCTTGGTATGACTGAGGCGATGGCTGCAGGAAAACCTATGATAATAGTTCCGATATTCGGAGACCAACTCTCCAACGCGGCTGCCGCTGCCGAAGCAGGAGTTGGCATCGTGTTGCCTTATGACGACCTTAAAGAGGACATTTTGAGCAATGCTCTTCAGACAGTAATCAGTGATaa AATGCGAACACATACACGTCTCGTGTCAAAAATTTGGCATGATCGAGACATGTCGCCTTTGGATAAAGCTGTGTTCTGGACGGAGCATGTGATTCGGTGGGGTATGTCGACCCACCTTCACTCTACAGCGAGAAACCTCACGTTCTACCAACTAACTCTACTTGACGTCGCTGCCATAATTATCTTTAccattagtttattaattattatgattgtttacttgatatataaatttttacatatttttaaaaaaagtactaaGGAAAAGTTGCTGTAG
- the LOC126771286 gene encoding sodium/hydrogen exchanger 9B2-like isoform X3: MFPFPIFPTFRQSAQQLCIILFFFLVWGIFYAEIGEAVSLNGELLSMTILVIAAYLIGWIWLKITTLPALIGMLLTGIMFQNLHVVHMTDDYRKLNQDLRKIALVIILTRAGLGLDAGVLKKHYIAVLQLGLVPWMVECMAISITTHYLLGLPWIWAFLLGSMIASVSPAVVVPCLFRLRDAGFGISKGIPTLLLAAAAIDDSVSVAVFAIILNAMFSTGSMTFNIVKGPISIIAGVILGSLWGAFASIIPERGDVYVVPLRFLTLFLGGLFSLFMSSLIGWSGAGPLAIVSSGFIAAYYWEKQGWPVNKNPVSNLFRILWIFFEPILFAFTGAQITVSALDPQVIAMGAICLISCLLLRVIATFLISFGCGLNSKEKLFIGITWLAKATVQAALGPAALDLVHNGQTAGDSFMDEERYAKAILAVSVLSVVISAPIGAILITLSGPRLLSRDSHFQDIHIENENTSIKNTPL; encoded by the exons ATGTTTCCCTTTCCGATATTTCCTACGTTCAGACAGTCTGCCCAACaactatgtataattttattct TCTTCCTCGTCTGGGGTATTTTTTACGCCGAAATAGGTGAAGCAGTTAGCTTAAATGGGGAACTATTAAGCATGACAATTTTAGTGATAGCCGCGTACTTGATTGGTTGGATCTGGTTAAAAATTACTACGTTACCTGCTCTCATTGGAATGTTACTGACGGGTATAATGTTTCAAAACTTACACGTAGTACATATGACTGATGATTATCGAAAACTTAACCAAGATCTCAG GAAAATTGCTTTAGTGATTATTTTAACAAGAGCTGGTCTTGGTCTCGATGCAGGTGTACTTAAAAAACACTATATAGCCGTTTTGCAACTTGGTCTCGTGCCCTGGATGGTCGAATGTATGGCTATTAGTATAACTACACATTATTTATTAGGCTTACCATGGATTTGGG CATTTTTACTAGGTTCTATGATTGCCTCCGTTTCTCCAGCTGTGGTAGTGCCATGTCTATTTAGGCTTCGGGACGCTGGCTTTGGTATTTCTAAAGGTATACCTACATTACTGTTGGCTGCAGCTGCAATAGACGATTCCGTTAGCGTTGCTGTATTTGCAATCATACTTAATGCGATGTTTTCAACGGGTTCAATgacttttaatattgtaaag ggACCTATATCAATAATAGCTGGCGTGATTCTTGGATCACTTTGGGGTGCTTTTGCGTCTATTATTCCAGAAAGAGGAGATGTATACGTAGTTCCTTTGAGATTTCTGACCCTATTTTTGGGTGgcctattttcattatttatgtcAAGTTTAATTGGCTGGAGTGGTGCAG GACCCTTAGCAATTGTATCGTCAGGTTTTATAGCAGCATATTACTGGGAAAAGCAAGGCTGGCCAGTAAATAAAAACCCAGTCAGCAATCTGTTTCGAATTCTGTGGATATTCTTTGAACCAATACTTTTTGCCTTTACTGGAGCTCAAATCACA GTCAGTGCCTTAGATCCTCAAGTTATAGCAATGGGTGCTATATGTCTAATATCGTGCCTATTATTACGTGTCATCGCCACATTCTTAATAAGCTTCGGATGTGGCCTGAACAGTAAAGAGAAACTCTTCATTGGTATTACTTGGTTAGCAAAGGCAACAGTTCAg GCAGCATTGGGTCCAGCTGCATTAGATTTAGTTCATAACGGTCAAACAGCTGGTGATTCATTTATGGATGAAGAGAGGTACGCAAAGGCAATCCTGGCTGTAAGCGTACTTAGTGTGGTCATATCTGCTCCTATCGGTGCAATACTTATCACTCTATCTGGACCTCGTTTGCTCAGTCGTGATT cacATTTTCAAGATATTCATATTGAGAATGAAAATACATCGATCAAAAATACACCGTTATga
- the LOC126771266 gene encoding KIF-binding protein-like, producing MIVTAEMSAKEFINDYKENYGKVRKLLDEDSKNDPENEPYSSKYKARDILNNMRDALSNVSESETNLDKVKLDAMLGVVLLNIGIIDMETEELTASEKVLKEAEDLLVANSLKPEIVTTLINIENNLGILWSTRDEPEEAKLFLLKAKTFYEDFKCTLQMPLSIEHIISNTGEAVTGEFMFLEKAHTLSLYYLAQVYGSLKENLKSAIYCHVTLRRQLQYSDYESIEWALNSATLSQFFAEQNGFFQSRHHLAAASTILEQYEAKLMEDESADDIFLSKQEIFKHRSADVARCWAKYCLLLMTASKARLMNDGEEISDAITDMSNLELEDNENICGGDIKKLIFSDLDVTKYEKKIGDKFLLTYQDAREVFLCCQSWLNKAKEYYKLDTLASDYIELVQDSSQSYSYLAFFEEDDERRAKMHKRRVDMLEDLIKEINPTYYLQYCRQLWYELGEVYSEILNIKLEKLNKTKEKPSPHILKKINMLCEKSIENYDHFLNSVKDKNGKMPVKLEFDIIRPVISAYAFIGRNSMKRIAVDKNVQLIHVRKSYDSYQAVVDICKNDPEAAKMMKEEYSLCQEMVNILPLKIKKLENELVGFLG from the exons atgatagtCACTGCAGAAATGTCTGCTAaagaatttattaatgattataagGAGAATTACGGCAAAGTTCGAAAATTGCTAGACGAAGACAGTAAAAATGATCCGGAAAATGAACcatattcatcaaaatataagGCTAgagatatattaaacaatatgcGTGATGCATTGAGTAACGTTTCCGAATCCGAAACAAATTTGGACAAAGTTAAACTCGATGCAATGTTAGGAGTAGTACTTTTAAACATAGGAATTATTGACATGGAAACCGAGGAACTGACTGCTAGTGAGAAAGTATTAAAAGAAGCGGAAGATCTCTTGGTTGCTAACTCTTTAAAACCGGAAATCGTAACAACTCTcataaacattgaaaataatctCGGCATATTGTGGTCAACTCGCGATGAACCAGAAGAAGCTAAACTATTTTTACTCAAagcaaaaacattttatgaagACTTTAAATGCACATTACAAATGCCTTTGTCGATAGaacatataataagtaatactgGTGAAGCTGTAACTGGAGAATTTATGTTTTTAGAGAAAGCTCATACATTGTCTCTCTATTATTTAGCCCAAGTGTATGGATCATTGAAGGAAAATCTGAAATCGGCAATATATTGTCATGTCACATTGAGGAGACAGTTACAGTATTCAGACTATGAATCAATTGAGTGGGCTCTGAATTCAGCTACATTATCCCAGTTTTTTGCTGAGCAAAATGGGTTTTTCCAATCAAGACATCATCTTGCCGCAGCTTCAACCATACTGGAACAGTATGAAGCAAAATTAATGGAAGACGAAAGTGccgatgatatttttttgtctaaacaagaaatttttaaacatagatCAGCAGATGTAGCTCGGTGCTGGGCCAAGTACTGTCTTTTGCTTATGACTGCTTCTAAAGCAAGACTTATGAATGATGGAGAAGAGATTAGTGATGCAATTACAG aTATGTCTAATTTGGAGTTGGAAGACAATGAGAACATTTGTGGTGgggatataaaaaagttaatattctCCGACCTCGATGTTACCaaatatgaaaagaaaattgGGGACAAATTCTTGTTGACATACCAAGATGCAAGAGAAGTGTTTTTATGTTGTCAGAGTTGGTTAAACAAAGCCAAAGAATATTATAAGTTAGACACTTTAGCTTCAGACTATATTGAGTTGGTGCAAGATAGTTCCCAATCCTATTCTTATCTTGCATTCTTCGAAGAAGATGACGAGAGGCGGGCAAAAATGCATAAACGACGGGTAGACATGCTTGAGGATTTGATCAAAGAAATCAACCCAACTTATTATCTTCAGTATTGCCGCCAACTGTGGTATGAACTAGGTGAAGTATActcagaaatattaaacattaaattagaaaaactGAATAAAACAAAGGAAAAACCCTCACCACATATTTTGAAAAAGATTAACATGTTGTGTGAAAAGAGCATTGAAAATTATGATCACTTTTTGAATTcagtaaaagataaaaatggAAAAATGCCAGTTAAATTAGAGTTTGATATTATTAGGCCAGTTATTAGTGCATATGCTTTCATTGGTAGGAATAGCATGAAAAGGATTGCCGTTGATAAAAATGTGCAATTAATCCATGTTAGGAAAAGTTATGATTCATATCAAGCTGTTGTTGATATTTGCAAAAATGACCCTGAAGCTGCTAAAATGATGAAAGAAGAGTATAGCTTATGtcaagaaatggttaatattttgccattaaagattaaaaaactgGAAAATGAACTGGTTGGATTTCTTGGATAG
- the LOC126771286 gene encoding sodium/hydrogen exchanger 9B2-like isoform X1, protein MESNIQATGVRVYTFIDENNHDKKDTTWWYQFCLRCHQADTTPSWQPSWWTKMFPFPIFPTFRQSAQQLCIILFFFLVWGIFYAEIGEAVSLNGELLSMTILVIAAYLIGWIWLKITTLPALIGMLLTGIMFQNLHVVHMTDDYRKLNQDLRKIALVIILTRAGLGLDAGVLKKHYIAVLQLGLVPWMVECMAISITTHYLLGLPWIWAFLLGSMIASVSPAVVVPCLFRLRDAGFGISKGIPTLLLAAAAIDDSVSVAVFAIILNAMFSTGSMTFNIVKGPISIIAGVILGSLWGAFASIIPERGDVYVVPLRFLTLFLGGLFSLFMSSLIGWSGAGPLAIVSSGFIAAYYWEKQGWPVNKNPVSNLFRILWIFFEPILFAFTGAQITVSALDPQVIAMGAICLISCLLLRVIATFLISFGCGLNSKEKLFIGITWLAKATVQAALGPAALDLVHNGQTAGDSFMDEERYAKAILAVSVLSVVISAPIGAILITLSGPRLLSRDSHFQDIHIENENTSIKNTPL, encoded by the exons ATGGAGTCAAATATACAGGCTACAG gtGTTCGTGTGTATACGTTtatag ATGAAAATAACCACGATAAGAAAGATACcac atggtGGTACCAATTTTGTTTACGATGTCATCAAGCCGATACCACTCCATCGTGGCAACCTTCATGGTGGACAAAAATGTTTCCCTTTCCGATATTTCCTACGTTCAGACAGTCTGCCCAACaactatgtataattttattct TCTTCCTCGTCTGGGGTATTTTTTACGCCGAAATAGGTGAAGCAGTTAGCTTAAATGGGGAACTATTAAGCATGACAATTTTAGTGATAGCCGCGTACTTGATTGGTTGGATCTGGTTAAAAATTACTACGTTACCTGCTCTCATTGGAATGTTACTGACGGGTATAATGTTTCAAAACTTACACGTAGTACATATGACTGATGATTATCGAAAACTTAACCAAGATCTCAG GAAAATTGCTTTAGTGATTATTTTAACAAGAGCTGGTCTTGGTCTCGATGCAGGTGTACTTAAAAAACACTATATAGCCGTTTTGCAACTTGGTCTCGTGCCCTGGATGGTCGAATGTATGGCTATTAGTATAACTACACATTATTTATTAGGCTTACCATGGATTTGGG CATTTTTACTAGGTTCTATGATTGCCTCCGTTTCTCCAGCTGTGGTAGTGCCATGTCTATTTAGGCTTCGGGACGCTGGCTTTGGTATTTCTAAAGGTATACCTACATTACTGTTGGCTGCAGCTGCAATAGACGATTCCGTTAGCGTTGCTGTATTTGCAATCATACTTAATGCGATGTTTTCAACGGGTTCAATgacttttaatattgtaaag ggACCTATATCAATAATAGCTGGCGTGATTCTTGGATCACTTTGGGGTGCTTTTGCGTCTATTATTCCAGAAAGAGGAGATGTATACGTAGTTCCTTTGAGATTTCTGACCCTATTTTTGGGTGgcctattttcattatttatgtcAAGTTTAATTGGCTGGAGTGGTGCAG GACCCTTAGCAATTGTATCGTCAGGTTTTATAGCAGCATATTACTGGGAAAAGCAAGGCTGGCCAGTAAATAAAAACCCAGTCAGCAATCTGTTTCGAATTCTGTGGATATTCTTTGAACCAATACTTTTTGCCTTTACTGGAGCTCAAATCACA GTCAGTGCCTTAGATCCTCAAGTTATAGCAATGGGTGCTATATGTCTAATATCGTGCCTATTATTACGTGTCATCGCCACATTCTTAATAAGCTTCGGATGTGGCCTGAACAGTAAAGAGAAACTCTTCATTGGTATTACTTGGTTAGCAAAGGCAACAGTTCAg GCAGCATTGGGTCCAGCTGCATTAGATTTAGTTCATAACGGTCAAACAGCTGGTGATTCATTTATGGATGAAGAGAGGTACGCAAAGGCAATCCTGGCTGTAAGCGTACTTAGTGTGGTCATATCTGCTCCTATCGGTGCAATACTTATCACTCTATCTGGACCTCGTTTGCTCAGTCGTGATT cacATTTTCAAGATATTCATATTGAGAATGAAAATACATCGATCAAAAATACACCGTTATga
- the LOC126771317 gene encoding mesoderm induction early response protein 1 isoform X2, with protein MSECALVASVSDHDASMDVGNDKSLFEPTIDMMVNDFDDERTLDEEEALAAEQPPEVVPEEIEKTESALQQLYSDNTSPEATRCLRSGSRPPSEEEDDYDYSPDEDDWKKTIMVGSDYQAAIPEGLCSYDDALPYENEDKLLWNPSVLDEKVIEDYMKKNCAMNSGTGVDAVPIGKQLRDDEEALFLLQQCGHNVEEALRRRRISAQTPAHASVWSEEECRNFENGIKVHGKDFHLIRQQKVRTRSVGELVQFYYIWKKTERHDIFANKTRLEKKKYTLHPGHTDYMDRFLEEQEASGTSVIRPVSPTPMMMYVPSPAAQPDPLALGEKEVFSQLNPHTTPPRTLSTEEPEPDTVS; from the exons ATGTCAGAGTGTGCGCTGGTAGCCAGTGTAAGCGATCATGATGCCAGTATGGATGTGGGTAACGACAAATCCCTATTCGAACCTACTATTGATATGATGGTAAATGATTTCGACGACGAGAGAACATTAGACGAAGAAGAAGCTTTAGCGGCAG AGCAACCACCAGAGGTGGTGCCAGAGGAGATTGAAAAGACAGAATCGGCCTTGCAGCAGTTATACAGTGACAACACCAGCCCTGAAGCCACGCGGTGCCTCCGGTCAGGTTCGAGACCGCCATCTGAAGAAGAAGATGACTATGATTATAGTCCTGATGAAGATGACTGGAAGAAAACGATAATGGTAGGTAGTGATTATCAAGCAGCTATACCAGAAGGATTATGTAGTTATGATGATGCTTTACCTTATGAAAACGAGGATAAGTTACTGTGGAATCCGAGTGTTCTTGATGAAAAAGTGATTGAGgactatatgaaaaaaaattgtgctATGAATTCAGGAACAGGTGTGGATGCTGTACCTATAGGTAAGCAATTGCGGGATGATGAAGAAGCTTTATTTCTGCTACAACAATGTGGTCATAATGTAGAAGAAGCTTTAAGAAGGCGAAGGATATCAGCCCAGACACCTGCCCATGCAAGTGTGTGGTCAGAGGAAGAGTGTAGAAATTTCGAAAATGGTATCAAAGTTCACGGTAAAGATTTCCATTTAATCCGTCAACAAAAGGTCAGAACAAGATCTGTTGGTGAACtcgtacaattttattatatttggaaaaAGACAGAGAGACATGATATATTTGCTAATAAAACACGATTAGAGAAGAAAAAGTATACTTTGCATCCTGGCCATACTGATTATATGGATAGATTTTTGGAAGAACAGGAAGCATCAGGGACAAGTGTTATTCGACCTGTTTCACCCACACCTATGATGATGTATGTGCCTTCACCAGCTGCTCAGCCTGATCCTTTAGCTCTGGGGGAAAAGGAGGTGTTTTCCCAACTAAATCCTCACACAACACCTCCCAGGACCTTGTCCACTGAGGAACCAGAACCTGATACAGTTTCCTAA
- the LOC126771286 gene encoding sodium/hydrogen exchanger 9B2-like isoform X2, translated as MESNIQATDENNHDKKDTTWWYQFCLRCHQADTTPSWQPSWWTKMFPFPIFPTFRQSAQQLCIILFFFLVWGIFYAEIGEAVSLNGELLSMTILVIAAYLIGWIWLKITTLPALIGMLLTGIMFQNLHVVHMTDDYRKLNQDLRKIALVIILTRAGLGLDAGVLKKHYIAVLQLGLVPWMVECMAISITTHYLLGLPWIWAFLLGSMIASVSPAVVVPCLFRLRDAGFGISKGIPTLLLAAAAIDDSVSVAVFAIILNAMFSTGSMTFNIVKGPISIIAGVILGSLWGAFASIIPERGDVYVVPLRFLTLFLGGLFSLFMSSLIGWSGAGPLAIVSSGFIAAYYWEKQGWPVNKNPVSNLFRILWIFFEPILFAFTGAQITVSALDPQVIAMGAICLISCLLLRVIATFLISFGCGLNSKEKLFIGITWLAKATVQAALGPAALDLVHNGQTAGDSFMDEERYAKAILAVSVLSVVISAPIGAILITLSGPRLLSRDSHFQDIHIENENTSIKNTPL; from the exons ATGGAGTCAAATATACAGGCTACAG ATGAAAATAACCACGATAAGAAAGATACcac atggtGGTACCAATTTTGTTTACGATGTCATCAAGCCGATACCACTCCATCGTGGCAACCTTCATGGTGGACAAAAATGTTTCCCTTTCCGATATTTCCTACGTTCAGACAGTCTGCCCAACaactatgtataattttattct TCTTCCTCGTCTGGGGTATTTTTTACGCCGAAATAGGTGAAGCAGTTAGCTTAAATGGGGAACTATTAAGCATGACAATTTTAGTGATAGCCGCGTACTTGATTGGTTGGATCTGGTTAAAAATTACTACGTTACCTGCTCTCATTGGAATGTTACTGACGGGTATAATGTTTCAAAACTTACACGTAGTACATATGACTGATGATTATCGAAAACTTAACCAAGATCTCAG GAAAATTGCTTTAGTGATTATTTTAACAAGAGCTGGTCTTGGTCTCGATGCAGGTGTACTTAAAAAACACTATATAGCCGTTTTGCAACTTGGTCTCGTGCCCTGGATGGTCGAATGTATGGCTATTAGTATAACTACACATTATTTATTAGGCTTACCATGGATTTGGG CATTTTTACTAGGTTCTATGATTGCCTCCGTTTCTCCAGCTGTGGTAGTGCCATGTCTATTTAGGCTTCGGGACGCTGGCTTTGGTATTTCTAAAGGTATACCTACATTACTGTTGGCTGCAGCTGCAATAGACGATTCCGTTAGCGTTGCTGTATTTGCAATCATACTTAATGCGATGTTTTCAACGGGTTCAATgacttttaatattgtaaag ggACCTATATCAATAATAGCTGGCGTGATTCTTGGATCACTTTGGGGTGCTTTTGCGTCTATTATTCCAGAAAGAGGAGATGTATACGTAGTTCCTTTGAGATTTCTGACCCTATTTTTGGGTGgcctattttcattatttatgtcAAGTTTAATTGGCTGGAGTGGTGCAG GACCCTTAGCAATTGTATCGTCAGGTTTTATAGCAGCATATTACTGGGAAAAGCAAGGCTGGCCAGTAAATAAAAACCCAGTCAGCAATCTGTTTCGAATTCTGTGGATATTCTTTGAACCAATACTTTTTGCCTTTACTGGAGCTCAAATCACA GTCAGTGCCTTAGATCCTCAAGTTATAGCAATGGGTGCTATATGTCTAATATCGTGCCTATTATTACGTGTCATCGCCACATTCTTAATAAGCTTCGGATGTGGCCTGAACAGTAAAGAGAAACTCTTCATTGGTATTACTTGGTTAGCAAAGGCAACAGTTCAg GCAGCATTGGGTCCAGCTGCATTAGATTTAGTTCATAACGGTCAAACAGCTGGTGATTCATTTATGGATGAAGAGAGGTACGCAAAGGCAATCCTGGCTGTAAGCGTACTTAGTGTGGTCATATCTGCTCCTATCGGTGCAATACTTATCACTCTATCTGGACCTCGTTTGCTCAGTCGTGATT cacATTTTCAAGATATTCATATTGAGAATGAAAATACATCGATCAAAAATACACCGTTATga